In Bacillus sp. NP247, one DNA window encodes the following:
- the asnS gene encoding asparagine--tRNA ligase, which yields MENTLVKSLYRDTEKYADQTVQVSGWIRNLRDSKAFGFIELNDGSFFKGVQIVFDTELENFKEIAKLPLSSSVKVEGKVIATPGAKQPFEIKAEKIDIEGLSDSDYPLQKKRHTFEYLRTIAHLRPRTNAFSATFRVRSIAAFAIHQFFQERGFVHVHTPIITGSDTEGAGEMFRVTTQDLNNVPKGEDGQVDESKDFFGKETNLTVSGQLNAEAYALAFRDVYTFGPTFRAENSNTTRHAAEFWMVEPEIAFAELGDVMDLTEDMLKYAMKYVLEHAPEEMDFFNSFVDKTVLERMNNVINSDFGRITYTEAIKVLQESGAEFKYPVEWGIDLQTEHERYLSEEIFKRPVFVTDYPKDIKAFYMRMNEDGKTVAATDLLVPGIGELIGGSQREERIDVLVDRIKELGMNEEDYWWYLELRKYGGTKHAGFGLGFERFLMYITGMANIRDVIPFPRTPGSSEF from the coding sequence ATGGAAAACACATTAGTAAAAAGTCTGTATAGAGATACAGAAAAGTATGCAGATCAAACAGTACAAGTATCAGGGTGGATTCGTAACTTACGTGATTCAAAAGCATTTGGTTTCATCGAATTAAACGACGGTAGCTTCTTCAAAGGCGTTCAAATCGTTTTCGATACAGAATTAGAGAACTTCAAAGAAATTGCAAAACTTCCACTTAGCTCTTCAGTTAAAGTAGAAGGTAAAGTAATTGCAACGCCTGGAGCGAAGCAACCATTTGAAATTAAAGCAGAAAAAATTGATATCGAGGGCTTATCAGATTCTGATTACCCACTTCAAAAGAAGCGTCACACGTTTGAATACTTACGTACAATCGCTCACTTACGTCCAAGAACAAATGCATTCTCAGCAACATTCCGCGTGCGTTCTATCGCAGCATTTGCAATTCACCAATTCTTCCAAGAGCGTGGATTTGTACATGTTCACACACCAATCATCACTGGTAGTGATACAGAAGGTGCAGGCGAAATGTTCCGCGTAACAACGCAAGATTTAAACAACGTACCAAAAGGTGAAGACGGACAAGTTGACGAATCAAAAGACTTCTTCGGTAAAGAAACAAACTTAACAGTAAGTGGACAGCTTAATGCTGAAGCTTATGCATTAGCGTTCCGTGATGTGTACACATTCGGACCTACATTCCGTGCAGAAAACTCAAACACAACTCGCCACGCAGCGGAGTTCTGGATGGTTGAGCCTGAGATTGCATTCGCTGAATTAGGCGATGTAATGGATCTTACAGAAGATATGCTGAAATATGCAATGAAATATGTATTAGAACATGCACCAGAAGAAATGGACTTCTTCAACAGCTTCGTTGATAAAACAGTTCTAGAGCGCATGAACAACGTAATTAACTCTGACTTCGGTCGCATCACTTATACAGAAGCAATTAAAGTACTTCAAGAATCAGGTGCTGAATTCAAATACCCAGTAGAATGGGGTATTGACTTACAAACAGAGCACGAAAGATACTTATCAGAAGAAATCTTCAAACGCCCTGTATTCGTAACTGACTATCCGAAAGACATTAAAGCATTCTACATGCGTATGAACGAAGATGGTAAAACAGTAGCAGCTACTGACCTTCTAGTTCCTGGCATCGGCGAATTAATCGGCGGTAGCCAACGTGAAGAAAGAATAGACGTTTTAGTAGACAGAATTAAAGAATTAGGTATGAACGAAGAGGACTACTGGTGGTACTTAGAACTTAGAAAATACGGCGGTACAAAACACGCTGGATTCGGTCTAGGTTTTGAGCGCTTCCTAATGTACATCACTGGTATGGCTAACATCCGTGACGTAATTCCATTCCCAAGAACTCCAGGTTCTTCGGAGTTTTAA
- the pheT gene encoding phenylalanine--tRNA ligase subunit beta: MFVSYRWLQEYVDIKDVTAQELTDKITKSGIEVEGVEVLNKGVKGVVVGHVLECEKHPEADKLSKCLIDIGEEEPVQIICGAANIAKGLKVPVAKVGAVLPGNFKIKKAKLRGEASHGMVCALQELGINGKLVAKDYADGIFIFPSDAEVGADALEILNLHDEVLELGLTPNRADCLNMLGVAYEVAAIYGREVKLPAINLQETAEKTSDYISISVEAKEENPLYIAKMVKNVKIGPSPMWMQTRLMAAGIRPISNVVDITNYILMEYGQPLHAFDYDKLGSKEIVVRLAKEGEKIETLDDQERTLQSHHLVITNGTKALAVAGVMGGADSEVTNETVNVLIESAYFAGQTVRRTSKDLGLRSESSARFEKGIDPTRTFEAIQHAAALMAKYAGGEALEGVVEADNLQVQERTVSVTAEKVNRVLGTDISASEMGTMFTNLKFPFTEVEGTFHVNVPARRPDITISEDLVEEVGRLYGYDHIPVTLPSGTMTRGKLTAAQTKRRKVRRFLEGAGLYEAITYSLTSADKAKQYMVEPNEKAPVNLALPMSEERSQLRLSLVPQLLEAVSYNNARKNDSVALYEVGSIFLPTEAGELPKEEQHLAGVMTGLALHHAWQGEKKVVDFFVMKGVLEGLFDILGVANQIAYAPAKREGMHPGRTADIVLDGEVIGFIGQLHPESQKQLDVKDTFVFELSLAKVFGADVEETYYSAIPRFPSMTRDMAVVVTTETKAGEMKQVIAEAGGELLKDVTLFDLYEGEKMEEGKKSLAFSMTYFDAERTLTDEEVTEAHNRVLTAVEEKFGAELRK; the protein is encoded by the coding sequence ATGTTCGTATCATATCGTTGGTTACAAGAGTATGTAGATATTAAAGATGTAACAGCACAAGAACTAACAGACAAAATCACGAAAAGTGGTATTGAAGTAGAAGGCGTTGAAGTATTAAATAAAGGTGTAAAAGGTGTTGTAGTTGGTCACGTATTAGAATGTGAAAAACACCCAGAAGCTGACAAATTAAGCAAATGCTTAATCGATATCGGTGAAGAAGAGCCAGTACAAATTATTTGTGGAGCTGCTAATATTGCAAAAGGTTTAAAAGTACCGGTTGCAAAAGTTGGCGCTGTACTTCCTGGTAACTTCAAAATTAAAAAAGCAAAACTACGCGGTGAAGCTTCTCATGGTATGGTTTGTGCCCTTCAAGAGCTTGGCATTAATGGGAAACTAGTTGCGAAAGATTACGCAGATGGAATCTTCATCTTCCCAAGTGACGCTGAAGTTGGTGCAGATGCACTTGAAATTTTAAACTTACATGATGAAGTACTTGAGCTTGGTTTAACACCAAACCGTGCAGATTGCTTAAACATGTTAGGTGTTGCATATGAAGTAGCTGCTATTTACGGCCGTGAAGTAAAACTTCCAGCTATCAACTTACAAGAAACAGCAGAAAAAACTTCTGATTACATTTCTATAAGTGTAGAAGCGAAAGAAGAAAATCCGTTATACATTGCGAAAATGGTTAAGAACGTAAAGATTGGTCCATCACCAATGTGGATGCAAACTCGCCTTATGGCAGCTGGTATTCGCCCAATTAGCAATGTAGTTGATATTACAAACTATATTTTAATGGAATACGGTCAACCGTTACATGCATTCGATTACGATAAATTAGGTTCAAAAGAAATCGTTGTTCGTCTTGCAAAAGAAGGCGAAAAAATTGAAACATTAGATGATCAAGAACGTACGTTACAAAGCCACCACCTTGTAATTACAAACGGTACAAAAGCTTTAGCTGTTGCTGGGGTAATGGGCGGAGCTGATTCTGAAGTTACAAATGAGACGGTAAACGTTTTAATCGAGTCTGCATACTTTGCAGGTCAAACAGTACGCCGTACATCAAAAGACTTAGGTCTTCGTAGTGAATCAAGTGCACGTTTCGAAAAAGGAATCGACCCAACACGTACATTTGAAGCGATTCAACACGCAGCTGCTTTAATGGCGAAATACGCTGGTGGTGAAGCACTTGAAGGTGTAGTAGAAGCTGATAACTTACAAGTACAAGAGCGTACAGTATCTGTTACAGCTGAGAAAGTAAACCGTGTATTAGGTACAGATATTTCTGCAAGTGAAATGGGTACAATGTTCACAAACTTGAAATTCCCATTCACAGAAGTTGAAGGCACATTCCATGTAAATGTACCGGCACGTCGTCCTGATATTACAATTTCAGAAGACTTAGTAGAAGAAGTGGGCCGTCTGTATGGTTATGATCACATTCCAGTTACATTACCTTCTGGAACGATGACTCGTGGTAAATTAACAGCAGCACAAACGAAACGTCGTAAAGTACGTCGCTTCTTAGAAGGTGCTGGTTTATATGAAGCAATCACATATTCATTAACAAGCGCTGACAAAGCAAAACAATATATGGTAGAGCCGAACGAAAAAGCTCCTGTAAATCTTGCGCTTCCAATGAGTGAAGAGCGTAGTCAACTTCGTTTAAGCTTAGTACCACAATTGTTAGAAGCAGTTTCATACAATAATGCTCGTAAAAACGATAGTGTTGCTTTATACGAAGTAGGTTCTATCTTCTTACCGACAGAAGCAGGAGAACTTCCGAAAGAAGAACAACATCTTGCAGGTGTTATGACAGGTCTTGCTCTTCACCATGCATGGCAAGGTGAGAAGAAAGTAGTAGACTTCTTCGTTATGAAAGGTGTGCTAGAAGGATTATTCGACATACTTGGCGTTGCAAATCAAATCGCATATGCACCAGCAAAACGTGAAGGTATGCACCCAGGCCGTACAGCTGACATCGTATTAGATGGCGAAGTAATTGGATTCATCGGTCAATTGCACCCAGAATCGCAAAAACAATTAGATGTGAAAGATACATTCGTATTCGAACTATCTCTTGCAAAAGTATTTGGTGCAGACGTGGAAGAAACTTACTACTCAGCAATCCCACGTTTCCCATCTATGACACGTGATATGGCTGTTGTAGTAACAACAGAAACAAAAGCTGGTGAAATGAAGCAAGTCATTGCTGAAGCTGGCGGAGAACTTCTGAAAGACGTAACACTATTTGATTTATACGAAGGTGAAAAAATGGAAGAAGGCAAGAAATCACTTGCATTCTCTATGACCTACTTCGATGCAGAACGTACGTTAACAGACGAAGAAGTAACAGAAGCACATAACCGTGTATTAACAGCGGTAGAAGAGAAATTTGGTGCGGAGTTACGTAAGTAA
- the pheS gene encoding phenylalanine--tRNA ligase subunit alpha has translation MEARLKELKQKALELIEEAKELKGLNDVRVAYLGKKGPITEVLRGMGKLSAEERPRMGALVNEVREAIQTRLEDKIGNLEKAVIEAKLATETIDVTLPGRPVETGCHHPLTAVVEQIEDVFIGMGYEVAEGTEVEKDYYNFEALNLPKDHPARDMQDTFYITEETLLRTHTSSVQARTMENNKEKGPIKIICPGKVYRRDDDDATHSHQFMQIEGLVIDKNIRMSDLKGTLQVFVKKMFGEDREIRLRPSFFPFTEPSVEMDISCMMCHGKGCGTCKGTGWIEILGAGMVHPNVLEMAGYDSKEYQGFAFGMGAERIAMLKYGVDDIRHFYTNDVRFLQQFKRA, from the coding sequence ATGGAAGCACGTTTAAAAGAGCTAAAGCAAAAAGCGTTAGAGCTTATTGAAGAAGCGAAAGAGCTAAAGGGCTTAAACGACGTACGCGTAGCGTATTTAGGAAAAAAAGGTCCAATTACAGAAGTATTACGCGGCATGGGAAAATTATCAGCAGAAGAGCGTCCACGTATGGGAGCATTAGTAAATGAAGTACGTGAAGCGATTCAAACGCGTCTAGAAGACAAAATTGGCAACTTAGAAAAAGCAGTAATTGAAGCGAAATTAGCTACTGAAACAATTGATGTTACACTGCCAGGTCGACCTGTTGAAACAGGTTGTCACCATCCGTTAACAGCAGTTGTTGAGCAAATTGAAGATGTATTTATCGGTATGGGTTATGAAGTAGCTGAAGGAACAGAAGTAGAAAAAGACTACTACAACTTTGAAGCATTAAACTTACCGAAAGATCACCCAGCGCGTGATATGCAAGATACATTTTACATTACAGAAGAAACGTTATTACGTACACATACATCTTCTGTGCAAGCACGTACGATGGAAAATAACAAAGAAAAAGGACCAATTAAAATTATTTGTCCTGGTAAAGTGTATCGACGCGATGATGATGATGCGACGCATTCACACCAGTTCATGCAAATTGAAGGTCTTGTAATTGATAAAAACATTCGCATGAGTGATTTAAAAGGTACATTACAAGTATTCGTGAAAAAGATGTTCGGTGAAGATCGTGAAATCCGTCTTCGTCCAAGTTTCTTCCCATTCACAGAGCCATCTGTCGAGATGGATATTTCTTGTATGATGTGTCACGGTAAAGGTTGCGGCACTTGTAAAGGAACTGGTTGGATCGAAATTTTAGGCGCAGGTATGGTTCACCCGAACGTACTTGAAATGGCTGGTTATGATTCAAAAGAATATCAAGGTTTCGCATTCGGTATGGGCGCAGAGCGTATCGCAATGTTGAAATACGGCGTTGATGACATTCGTCATTTCTATACAAATGATGTACGTTTCTTACAACAATTCAAACGAGCGTAA
- a CDS encoding RNA methyltransferase, translating to MIRQEEREIHIMKNIDSVQNPRVKQWKKLQTKKERDKKGLFFVEGFHLVEEALKAGVVTELIVSDQTDLPKDWTVNDVEMYIVPEAIVKVLRETETTQGVFAVCEKHEKEVALTDGKFLLLDGLQDPGNLGTIIRTADAAGIHAVVLGEGCVDVYNSKVLRSTQGSIFHLPVVKGNLEEWVDKLKENNVPVYGTALENGVPHVEVTPAGSFALIVGNEGSGVRQEILAKTDQNLYIPIYGGAESLNVAVAAGILTYYLQSPVANK from the coding sequence ATGATAAGACAAGAAGAGAGGGAAATACATATTATGAAAAACATTGATTCAGTACAAAACCCGCGTGTGAAGCAGTGGAAAAAGCTGCAGACGAAAAAAGAGCGCGATAAAAAAGGTTTATTTTTTGTAGAAGGATTCCATTTAGTAGAGGAAGCGTTAAAGGCGGGAGTTGTAACAGAACTTATCGTTTCAGATCAGACAGATCTTCCGAAAGATTGGACAGTTAATGATGTTGAAATGTATATCGTGCCTGAAGCAATTGTAAAAGTACTTCGCGAAACAGAAACAACGCAAGGCGTATTTGCTGTTTGTGAGAAACATGAGAAAGAAGTAGCTCTTACTGATGGGAAATTTCTTTTATTAGACGGCCTTCAAGACCCAGGTAATTTGGGAACGATTATTCGTACAGCTGATGCAGCTGGTATTCATGCCGTTGTGCTTGGAGAAGGGTGCGTTGATGTTTATAATAGTAAAGTACTACGCTCTACACAAGGTTCTATTTTCCACTTACCGGTTGTAAAAGGGAACTTAGAAGAGTGGGTAGACAAGTTAAAAGAAAATAACGTCCCTGTATATGGAACAGCTCTTGAAAATGGAGTTCCGCACGTTGAAGTAACACCGGCCGGAAGTTTTGCATTAATTGTAGGAAATGAAGGAAGCGGCGTACGCCAAGAAATTCTTGCAAAGACTGATCAAAACTTGTATATTCCGATTTATGGTGGGGCAGAATCATTAAATGTTGCGGTTGCAGCAGGGATTTTAACGTATTATTTACAAAGCCCAGTTGCGAACAAATAA
- the sspI gene encoding small acid-soluble spore protein SspI, which produces MSFNLRGAVLANVSGNSQDQLQETIVDAIQSGEEKMLPGLGVLFEVIWKNADENEKHEMLGTLEQGLKK; this is translated from the coding sequence ATGAGTTTTAATTTACGCGGCGCTGTATTAGCGAATGTATCTGGAAATTCACAAGACCAATTACAAGAAACGATTGTCGATGCAATTCAAAGCGGTGAAGAAAAAATGCTTCCAGGTCTTGGCGTTTTATTTGAAGTCATTTGGAAAAATGCTGATGAAAATGAAAAACACGAAATGTTAGGAACACTGGAGCAAGGATTAAAAAAATAA
- a CDS encoding HD domain-containing protein — protein MHRITLEQIFKHHITQKYVNRSGMVHAIAVAYHAFHLAKKHHASVDAATKAGFLHDIGHHTWYSEGEWDYDLYKKNDIHAIKGAERAHKLLIRLGEHPKLAKEISVAILLHTDSFLLEQTLERTPLQNVIKWADEADEEPGGAHHYRTISYEKALKAMQQLDRLVERELQIEQSKSNNKTEHSYQ, from the coding sequence ATGCACCGTATTACGCTTGAACAAATTTTTAAACATCACATTACACAAAAATATGTAAACCGTTCTGGAATGGTCCACGCGATTGCTGTCGCTTACCATGCGTTTCACTTAGCTAAAAAGCATCACGCCTCAGTCGATGCTGCGACAAAGGCTGGTTTCCTTCATGATATCGGACATCACACATGGTACAGTGAGGGAGAATGGGACTATGACTTGTATAAAAAGAATGATATACATGCGATTAAAGGAGCGGAAAGAGCTCATAAATTGCTTATTAGATTAGGGGAACACCCGAAACTAGCAAAAGAAATTTCTGTTGCAATTCTTCTGCACACTGATTCTTTCCTACTAGAACAAACGCTTGAAAGAACACCTCTACAAAACGTTATTAAGTGGGCCGATGAAGCCGATGAAGAACCAGGCGGAGCACACCATTATAGAACGATTTCTTATGAAAAAGCACTAAAAGCAATGCAGCAGTTAGATCGATTGGTAGAGCGTGAATTGCAAATAGAGCAATCGAAATCGAATAACAAAACAGAACATAGTTACCAATGA
- a CDS encoding CPBP family intramembrane glutamic endopeptidase encodes MQPAAQIPHEQKNSMSWLQFLGVLFILFPCLSLINILFTFLPIELYGYINPDTNKPLLESIKNVSYELVALLLLIVYIMKYKPLKELVLPIFDFRVLKSFQMYIYVLIYYVLTLFVDMFVLDKLFPSSVQEQSDALQLSTLEHYPLLLLLAGGIFAPIFEELVCRGILLRFFEEKFTFWPAVILSSLIFGIAHTYSVGIMVSAFMTGIFACLLYKQTKSIIPAILLHILTNIIAFST; translated from the coding sequence ATGCAACCCGCTGCACAGATTCCACACGAACAGAAAAACTCCATGTCATGGTTACAATTTCTTGGAGTTTTATTCATTCTCTTTCCGTGTCTCTCATTAATAAATATACTCTTTACATTTTTACCTATTGAGTTATATGGATACATTAACCCAGATACAAATAAACCTTTGCTTGAATCTATAAAAAATGTAAGTTATGAATTAGTTGCCCTACTTTTACTAATCGTATATATCATGAAATATAAACCACTGAAAGAACTAGTATTACCTATATTTGATTTTCGAGTTTTAAAATCTTTTCAGATGTACATCTATGTTCTCATTTATTATGTACTCACCTTGTTTGTAGATATGTTTGTATTAGATAAATTATTCCCTTCATCCGTACAAGAACAGTCTGATGCATTGCAACTTTCAACACTAGAGCACTATCCACTTCTCTTACTTCTAGCTGGTGGGATTTTTGCACCTATTTTTGAAGAGCTTGTATGCAGAGGTATTCTTCTTCGTTTTTTCGAAGAGAAGTTTACCTTTTGGCCAGCTGTAATTCTCTCAAGTTTAATTTTCGGGATTGCTCATACGTACTCTGTGGGAATTATGGTTAGCGCATTTATGACGGGAATATTTGCTTGTTTATTGTACAAACAAACTAAATCTATTATTCCAGCTATACTATTACATATTTTGACTAATATAATCGCCTTTTCAACGTAA
- a CDS encoding ammonia permease, which produces MFSIIWMLFMPLLMLCGIAGGIFLVVTGIIHRKFLAILMGIICCSFVIIPFIFLNKGINGEDVLHIPAVLYWMLFSLAGLLAGINGARSKIKSIRNMGFIIFSVGLFAAICYQLMSMPDSYFIR; this is translated from the coding sequence ATGTTCAGTATTATTTGGATGCTTTTCATGCCACTTCTCATGTTGTGCGGAATTGCTGGTGGTATTTTTTTAGTGGTAACCGGAATTATTCATCGTAAATTCCTTGCTATTTTAATGGGGATTATTTGCTGCTCATTCGTTATAATACCTTTTATTTTTTTGAACAAAGGTATAAACGGAGAGGATGTTCTTCATATTCCAGCGGTTCTATATTGGATGCTTTTCTCTCTAGCTGGTTTATTAGCAGGGATTAATGGGGCACGTTCAAAAATTAAAAGTATACGTAATATGGGATTCATTATTTTCTCGGTAGGACTGTTCGCAGCTATTTGTTATCAGCTCATGTCTATGCCTGATTCATATTTCATTCGTTAA
- a CDS encoding ammonia permease gives MEVTGLLVWIILGPTLMLCEVIVGIFLIAAGIKYRKLLTFIAGLISILLIVVPIICIGYGIDLERMLPISGTLYWSFFPLAGLLAIVSGRQFTHIRSMGIILFITGFCSLTAYHLLYLTK, from the coding sequence ATGGAAGTTACCGGATTGTTAGTTTGGATTATCTTAGGCCCTACTTTGATGCTATGTGAAGTCATCGTTGGCATTTTTTTAATTGCTGCCGGAATTAAATACCGAAAATTACTTACCTTTATAGCGGGATTGATTAGTATATTGCTTATCGTTGTTCCTATCATTTGTATAGGCTATGGAATAGATTTAGAGCGGATGCTCCCAATTTCAGGAACTTTATATTGGAGCTTCTTCCCTTTAGCCGGACTATTAGCTATTGTAAGCGGGAGACAATTCACACATATTCGTTCTATGGGGATAATCTTGTTTATAACGGGATTTTGCTCTTTGACTGCTTATCACCTTTTATATCTAACTAAATAA
- a CDS encoding DHA2 family efflux MFS transporter permease subunit, with protein MSSIAIVGYALFCIIVFFLVNRLLRKKKTNVGEEQVPAVSKIEVSQAETVEKELEQKQETEASNVVELETGKQEQVKQEKEMLKRQLPVENVNVKAVVAVLILGMFVSILNQTIINVALPPLMNEFNVSTSTAQWLITGFMLVNGILVPISAFLVSRFTYRKLFIAAMLFFTVGSIICATSGNFTMMMTGRVIQAVGAGILMPVGMNIFMTLFPPNKRGAAMGLLGVAMILAPAIGPTVTGWVIENYSWNLMFYGMFVVGLIITFLSLKFFTLAQPVSKTKLDVFGVISSSIGLGSLLYGFSEAGNNGWTSAEVVITLIIGVIGLAVFIWRELTTDNKMLDLQVFKYPTFTFTLVINAIVTMALFGGMLLLPVYLQNIRGFTPMESGLLLLPGSLIMGIMGPVAGKLFDKYGIRPLAIVGLAITTFATYKFTTLSMDTPYSVIMTDYIIRSIGMSFIMMPIMTAGMNALPMKLISHGTATQNTSRQVAGSIGTAILITLMTQQTTAHVADYGNMLTTSNPILVDKVHGMGQSLAALAGSVQAGDAMSTQLLFGQISKLSAINGINDAFLIATILAGIAWVLSFFLPSGNKRNKKAGN; from the coding sequence ATGTCCTCAATTGCAATTGTAGGATATGCACTATTTTGTATAATCGTCTTCTTCCTTGTAAATCGTCTTTTACGAAAGAAAAAAACGAATGTGGGAGAAGAACAAGTCCCAGCCGTAAGTAAGATAGAAGTAAGTCAAGCAGAAACAGTAGAGAAAGAACTTGAACAAAAACAAGAAACAGAAGCTTCTAACGTAGTGGAATTAGAAACAGGGAAGCAAGAGCAAGTAAAACAGGAAAAAGAAATGCTGAAGAGACAATTGCCGGTAGAGAATGTGAATGTAAAAGCAGTTGTAGCTGTATTAATTCTTGGTATGTTCGTTTCTATTTTAAACCAAACGATCATTAATGTTGCACTGCCTCCATTAATGAACGAATTTAACGTATCAACTTCAACAGCACAATGGTTAATTACAGGCTTCATGCTTGTAAACGGAATTTTAGTACCGATTAGTGCATTTTTAGTTTCACGGTTTACGTATCGTAAATTATTCATAGCAGCAATGTTATTCTTCACTGTAGGATCTATCATTTGTGCTACATCAGGAAACTTCACAATGATGATGACGGGCCGCGTTATTCAAGCGGTTGGTGCAGGTATTTTAATGCCAGTTGGTATGAATATCTTCATGACATTATTCCCTCCTAATAAGCGCGGAGCAGCTATGGGACTACTTGGGGTAGCGATGATTTTAGCACCAGCTATCGGACCAACTGTAACAGGTTGGGTAATTGAAAACTATAGCTGGAACTTAATGTTCTATGGGATGTTTGTTGTTGGTTTAATTATTACGTTCTTATCTTTAAAATTCTTTACACTAGCTCAGCCAGTGTCTAAAACAAAGTTAGATGTATTCGGTGTTATTAGTTCAAGTATTGGACTAGGTAGCTTACTGTACGGATTTAGTGAGGCTGGAAATAATGGCTGGACTAGTGCAGAAGTTGTTATAACACTTATCATCGGTGTCATTGGTTTAGCTGTATTTATTTGGAGAGAGTTAACAACGGACAATAAAATGCTTGATTTACAAGTATTTAAATATCCAACGTTCACTTTCACATTAGTAATTAACGCAATCGTAACGATGGCATTATTCGGAGGTATGTTATTACTTCCAGTATACTTGCAAAACATTCGCGGTTTTACACCGATGGAATCAGGTTTATTATTACTTCCAGGATCATTAATTATGGGGATTATGGGACCAGTTGCAGGTAAACTATTTGATAAGTATGGTATTCGTCCGTTAGCAATTGTTGGATTAGCCATTACAACATTTGCGACATATAAATTTACAACGTTATCGATGGATACACCTTATAGCGTTATTATGACGGATTATATTATACGCTCAATTGGTATGTCATTCATTATGATGCCAATTATGACAGCTGGTATGAACGCGTTACCGATGAAATTAATTTCTCACGGTACAGCAACGCAAAATACGTCAAGGCAAGTAGCTGGTTCAATTGGAACAGCAATATTAATTACACTTATGACGCAACAAACTACTGCTCACGTAGCAGATTACGGCAATATGTTAACAACGTCAAACCCAATTTTAGTTGATAAAGTACACGGTATGGGCCAAAGCTTAGCGGCATTAGCCGGGTCAGTTCAAGCTGGAGATGCGATGAGCACGCAACTATTATTCGGACAAATTTCAAAGCTATCTGCAATTAACGGTATTAACGATGCCTTCTTAATTGCAACAATATTAGCCGGTATTGCTTGGGTGTTATCGTTCTTCTTACCATCAGGCAATAAACGAAATAAAAAAGCAGGGAATTAA
- a CDS encoding HlyD family secretion protein: protein MNQFRRMVIINIITLIVLVGGGIGGYYYYNQTENYLKTENAKIDGKVIPIASPAAGKLTDWKAEVGKNYNENDKLGAVTVAGANGEQTVDVTIPQNATVVQSNATTNAFVGAGSPIAYAFDMNNLWVTANIEETNIDDVQKGQTVDVYVDAYPDTTLTGKVEQVGLTTANTFSMLPSSNATANYTKVKQVVPVKISLDHSKSVNIVPGMNVSVRIHK, encoded by the coding sequence ATGAATCAGTTTCGAAGAATGGTAATTATCAACATTATCACATTAATTGTATTAGTTGGCGGCGGTATTGGCGGTTATTACTATTACAATCAAACAGAAAACTATTTAAAAACAGAAAATGCAAAGATTGACGGGAAAGTAATCCCAATTGCATCACCAGCAGCAGGTAAATTAACAGACTGGAAAGCTGAAGTCGGAAAAAACTACAATGAGAACGATAAATTAGGTGCGGTTACTGTAGCAGGAGCAAATGGTGAGCAAACAGTAGATGTAACAATTCCGCAAAATGCAACAGTTGTACAATCAAACGCAACAACAAATGCGTTCGTTGGAGCAGGAAGTCCAATTGCTTACGCATTTGATATGAACAATTTATGGGTAACAGCAAATATTGAAGAAACAAATATTGATGATGTTCAAAAAGGCCAAACAGTAGATGTGTATGTAGATGCATATCCAGATACAACATTGACAGGAAAAGTGGAACAAGTTGGATTAACAACAGCGAATACATTCTCGATGTTACCATCAAGTAACGCAACAGCGAACTATACGAAAGTAAAGCAAGTTGTACCAGTTAAAATTTCTTTAGATCATAGTAAATCAGTAAATATTGTTCCTGGAATGAATGTGTCAGTTCGTATTCATAAGTAA